The Bactrocera dorsalis isolate Fly_Bdor chromosome 3, ASM2337382v1, whole genome shotgun sequence genomic interval ATTTTCACCAGCACATGAGGCTATAATTGTTCAGCATGACAACGCTCCTCCTCCGTTCGTCGAACTTCAATCGGCCCTGAATAACTGCGCGTTCCACTTTTagtacttttatattttactcgGAACTGTTTAGGATGATTGCCGCTCCATGGCTAACGGAAACGCACATACGAGCGTACCGtcacaaaatttcactttagTTGAgtcagcaaatattttattttgaatttcaaaataaaaacttaagaTAAACCCGAAGTTTGAAAACGAAagggaaagaaaagaaaaaaaactgaactcTCCGCACAATTATGTtatttttcgttattgttgtttttgttgtactccGAAAAATTGTCAACCTctagaaaatgcaaaaactctCAGCAAATACATGTGTACTTGGCGACTCTTCTTCTTTCTAACAAATAACACGGTAAAATGAATGGCTGATAATTGCCGTCAGCATTTTCTCTTCACAATTTTACAagttaatatttgttttcattgagACTTTCAATGGAAAGGGGTCTCAAAGGGTCCCTCAATTGCATTCCTGAAATCTAGGATCACTGCAAAAGATATGAATGAGGAGGAGGCGTTGGAGAAGAGCTGTAGTGAGTTTTTCACAGATGGTTCGAAGCTGGAAGGGAAGGTTGGAGTGGTAGTTTTTTAAGAAGCTTCTCGTCAATCTTACCTTTAGACTACCGGTTTTTCGAGCAGAAGAAACTCTTATCCAAATGGCAGTGCAATATTAGCGCTGAGCTCAATAACTGTGCTCTCAAAACTAGTTTTTACTAGAAATTGCTACATACCTCATTATCAGGCTCGTTTGGGTGCCGGGTCATAGTGGAATTGCTggcaactgcaaagccgatgaactaaagggtgattttttaagagtttgataacttttttttaaaaaaaaacgcataaaatttgcaaaatctcatcggttctttatttgaaacgttagattggttcatgacatttactttttgaagataatttcatttaaatgttgaccgcggctgcgtcttaggtggtccattcggaaagtccaattttgggcaactttttcgagcatttcggccggaatagcccgaatttcttcggaaatgttgtcttccaaagctggaatagttgctggcttatttctgtagactttagacttgacgtagccccacaaaaaatagtctaaaggcgttaaatcgcatgatcttggtggccaacttacgggtccatttcttgagatgaattgttgtccgaagttttccctcaaaatggccatagaatcgcgagctgtgtggcatgtagcgccatcttgttgaaaccacatgtcaaccaagttcagttcttccatttttggcaacaaaaagtttgttagcatcgaacgatagcgatcgccattcaccgtaacgttgcgtccaacagcatctttgaaaaaatacggtccaatgattccaccagcgtacaaaccacaccaaacagtgcatttttcgggatgcatgggcagttcttgaacggcttctggttgctcttcaccccaaatgcggcaattttgcttatttacgtagccattcaaccagaaatgagcctcatcgctgaacaaaatttgtcgataaaaaagcggattttctgccaacttttctagggcccattcactgaaaattcgacgttgtggcagatcgttcggcttcagttcttgcacgagctgtattttatacggttttacaccaagatctttgcgtaaaatcttccatgtggtcgaataacacaaacccaattgctgcgaacggcgacgaatcgacatttcacggtcttcagccacactctcagaaacagacgcaatattctcttctgtacgcactgtacgcattcgtgtagttggtttaatgtccaataaagtaaactgagtgcgaaacttggtcacaatcgcattaattgtttgctcacttggtcgattatgtagaccataaatcggacgtaaagcgcgaaacacatttcgaaccgaacactgattttggtaataaaattcaatgatttgcaagcgttgctcgttagtaagtctattcatgatgaaatgtcaaagcatactgagcatctttctctttgacaccatgtctgaaatcccacgtgatctgtcaaatactaatgcatgaaaatcctaacctcaaaaaaatcacccgttagctaGAAGGGTCACCCTTAACCTGCTCATATCCGAAAAGCACCGAGTTAGATCTCCTTTGGTGTCTTGTGTTTTAACCCTGAACCAAAGGTCTTCTTCTACGCTTAGCAGGCGCCGATCGGTAACAAGCTCCTCTGCGATAACGAGTCTCTTTTTCCTAGAGTAAATCTCAGGAGAACTCATCTTGCTGTAATTGTGGGGACTCTTTTTGAACACTGTCGCTAGAGAATTGGCTAAGCATCTTTGTTGGACGCTAGTTGTCAGAGTTATTTGGAGGAGGTTGGGTGAAAACTTTTTGACTGATAATTGTCGTTCTAACAGTTGTTGCAGACTCCATTCGAAGTACCTTTAATGCGCAAGGGCCGTCAACAAACATTTAAAGTGGGCTGTAAGTGGCTTTAGTGGCAGCAGATATGGGCTGTAGAAAAGGCATGAAATGATATTGTTTAGTTCAAGAATATCTCGACCTATGCTAAACACCTTCAGTGatgatgtattaaaaattttagaactctataataataatagtaaaaatagaaaactgtattaGCCGTCGCACGGATTAGTGTTCGggaaaaaatttctttggataAACCTTCGTTTGTTTTGAAAAGATGTTCCTTCCCATAAGGCAGAGTCAAATTCCATTAATTCCATTTGTATCTACAAACATCTCAAATGATCATGCACCGGCTGctcaaaaatatcattaaaattatattatccatttgttttttgtacccaccctaatacatatgtatatatggttaaaaataaaatcaataaaatataacacaaaTGTGAAGCAGattaacaaaaagaaatattttaatatcagCGACCTTCCGCTGTTGGATTGATGGCCCTCAAGGAAGGAGACAAAATGAAACAGTACGGCGGCGTTGCCGGTGAAACAAAGATTACATAACTAtagttacaacaaaaaataactgcaacaaataataaaacaaagcaCAGCACGACTGAATTAGGAATTtttgaaatggaaataaaatttcttttaaattcattagcaacaaaaacaatgttgccattgttCGTAAGAGTCGTgatttttgcactatttttattgttggcGTTGTTTTTGCTGGTTTTATTTTCCAGCCACTTAAGTTGTGAACAATCGACAGAATGACTTGTATTTCCGGCAGTTTGGTAAATTCttgttttccttttatttaagttttaatttttcggatttttttctCTTCCTTACATTTTTGTAGTGCTTGCTCTGCTGTTTCCGCTGTTGCCTTGCTTTGCTTTTCTCTAGTTTTCGCCTGCAATTTTCACATCAAACGGACGACTGAGCAACTCAATTGTGCCTTAAGCAATGTATTTTGTGCACAAAATCATTAAATGGCGAATggtaattaacaacaaaaaaattgtaaaggcGGAAGTGTGAACaaagtttcttcttctttattggcgtagataccaCTTATGCAGCTATGGCTTACGAGGTTCGCCGgcgtgtactgcgtcgaatacactcagaactggagtgttttcatccattcggacgacatgacctgcCAGCGTAACCATTGCCTctttattcgctgaactatgtcaatggcgtcgtatatctcatacagctcatcgttccatcgaatgcggtattcgccgtgtctaatgcgcaaaggaccatatatCTTCCGTTAAACCTTAAACAGGTCAAAATAAAGGTTATGGAgacacttttcttttttttagtgTTATAAGTTAGTGATATTAGACTCATCTGAAGACTGACGTCACATAAACTCCTTTTGTATGAACAAAAGTCAGTCGAATTACCTGTTGGGTTGCGTTTTCTACTTGCTTTTAACAACTTCAATTGACTACTGGACATACTAATCCCACTACAAAAGCATTTTAAATGATTGCTGTTAATGTTGACCATTTATCATTTATCCACCACAACAGAAAGGAAAGAGAGGCCAAACATGCCATGTAGCCTATCAGTGGATCTATCGAAGCAAATCATTCGCAAAACCACAAACATGTGGAAAAATCACCAATTTCCagtgtagcaacaacaacaatctaaCCACTGTCACATATAAAGTGCACATATGTGTAAGGCACAGAAAGGAAGCAAAATTAATGTGATACAACTACCATGTGTGTTCAATAAAAACCACAAGCAGCAAAGTGCCATTAGCTTCGATGTCAGCCAAGCGCGGCGGGTCAAACTTACAGCAtcctttttattgtttttgtattgttgttggtttttagtattttattcaCAAACAAACGAATTTCAATAGAAGGAATTGATTTTACTTGGTTTATGTGAtatctatatgctatagttctcCGATCTAAACTATTTTTCGGATATTATTGCATTATCTTGTCTAATAATTTGTGCTAAATTCGTGACGAtaccttgtaaaataaaaaaatttcccttaCAAGAAATTAATACCGCtcgttcagtttttatgacagctatatgctatagtttttCGATCCAAAAATTTTTCGGAAGTGCAGTCAACTATATTaattttcgtgaatatatctcgtcaaataaaaaagttttccatataaaaacttcagtttgattgttcagtttctatggcagctatattctacTGTAGTCCAATATTgacgatttc includes:
- the LOC125777750 gene encoding uncharacterized protein LOC125777750, yielding MNRLTNEQRLQIIEFYYQNQCSVRNVFRALRPIYGLHNRPSEQTINAIVTKFRTQFTLLDIKPTTRMRTVRTEENIASVSESVAEDREMSIRRRSQQLGLCYSTTWKILRKDLGVKPYKIQLVQELKPNDLPQRRIFSEWALEKLAENPLFYRQILFSDEAHFWLNGYVNKQNCRIWGEEQPEAVQELPMHPEKCTVWCGLYAGGIIGPYFFKDAVGRNVTVNGDRYRSMLTNFLLPKMEELNLVDMWFQQDGATCHTARDSMAILRENFGQQFISRNGPVSWPPRSCDLTPLDYFLWGYVKSKVYRNKPATIPALEDNISEEIRAIPAEMLEKVAQNWTFRMDHLRRSRGQHLNEIIFKK